In the genome of Candidatus Hydrogenedentota bacterium, the window CGGCGCCGCCTCCCCGGCGGCGGCGCCAAACCCCTTGTGGCGGACATCCAGTATCCACCCTTTTCTCCGGAAAAGGGTCAGAGGGCCGGTGTTGACCGCCGTGAGCAGGGGAATGTCATACCGGAACAGCCGCACAAGATACCCGTAACCGTCGTCTCCGTCGTAATAGTCATCATCCGCTACCATAGCCACCCCGCGGAGAAAAGCAGGCTGTGCAGCAGCAGCAGTTTCCCCGTCGCGCCCAACTGCGCGTTGAGGGGCGCGCCGGACTGGCGGTGAACGGCGCGGATGGCGCGCGAGGCGGGCAGGAGCACCATGGCCGAAACCATGGCGGCCCAATGCCCCGGCACGGCCATGCACAGCAGCAGGGGGACGAGGACCGCGCCGGTGACGATGCAGGCGGCATGCTCGAAACGGGCGAAGCCCGGTCCGAGGCGGACGGCCAGGGTGCGCTTGCCCGTGCGCCGGTCCTCGTCCACATCCCGCAGGTTGTTCACGGCAAGGATGGCCATGGAAAAGAGGCCCGGCGCGACACCCGCCCAGACCGGCAACCACGACCATTCCAGGCGCTGCACATAAAAGGTGCCCGCCACGGCCACGGGGCCGAAGAAGACAAAAACAAAGAGGTCGCCCAGCCCCAGATAGCCCAGGGGGTACGGGCCGCCGGTGTACAGCACGGCGAAGAGCAGGGAGAGGACGCCAATGAGCAGGATGGGCCAGCCGCCGCGCCAGACAAGATAGAGGCCGACGAGAAACGCGGCGAAAAGCACCAGCGCGGTGGCGTTGCGCATCTGGACGGGCGTCACCCATCCGGCCTGGGTGGCGCGGGTGGGGCCAAGCCGCGCCGCAGTGTCCGCGCCTTTGACGAAAT includes:
- a CDS encoding 1,4-dihydroxy-2-naphthoate polyprenyltransferase: MTDISGERPAALRLWFLAARPRTLGAAAAPVIMGTALAATAGGAHVLSALAALLGAMLIQIGANFANDYFDFVKGADTAARLGPTRATQAGWVTPVQMRNATALVLFAAFLVGLYLVWRGGWPILLIGVLSLLFAVLYTGGPYPLGYLGLGDLFVFVFFGPVAVAGTFYVQRLEWSWLPVWAGVAPGLFSMAILAVNNLRDVDEDRRTGKRTLAVRLGPGFARFEHAACIVTGAVLVPLLLCMAVPGHWAAMVSAMVLLPASRAIRAVHRQSGAPLNAQLGATGKLLLLHSLLFSAGWLW